One genomic region from Gossypium hirsutum isolate 1008001.06 chromosome D13, Gossypium_hirsutum_v2.1, whole genome shotgun sequence encodes:
- the LOC107918984 gene encoding ABC transporter G family member 20 — MEIEELPCEEHHQILDVRIAGSSYPPFVLSFKNLTYDVKVSTKSGFPFRWKKPNVSSGNTTKSLLRGISGEAKEGETMAILGASGSGKSTLIDALANRISKQSLKGSITLNGEVLDSDVLKVISAYVMQDDLLFPMLTVEETLMFSAEFRLPRSVSKSKKKARVQGLIDQLGLRNAGKTVIGDEGHRGVSGGERRRVSIGIDIIHDPILLFLDEPTSGLDSASALMVVKVLQRIAEGGSIVIMSIHQPSSSILGLIDRLIILSQGRTLYSGSPSNLPQFFSDFGHPIPNNENPSEFALDLIRELEGTSSGTQILFEFNKTWKASSMDDNGGDDTISNRRCTLPLKDAIAKSISRGKLVSGGNGANHSSSVPSFANPFYIELMVLSKRLLTNSRRMPAKFAVRLGTITVTGIVLATMFWQLDDSPAGVQERLGCISISIATIFFNCITEVPTFIQERYIFMRETAYNAYRRSSYVLARSLTHIPLLFNLSVTLSLITFWTVGLAGGVPGFLFFFVTILASFWAGSSFAAFISGLIPDVFLAFVSGIAIVSYFLFLCGFLVARDRLPKYWLWFHYISLVKYPYEAILQNEFLDPTKCFVLGVQLFDQSALATLPAPVKSELLESLGRVVGRNITRSTCLTTGKDILKQQGIVELSKWKCVWVTVAWGFFFRILFYLTLLFGSKNKRK; from the coding sequence ATGGAGATCGAGGAATTACCTTGTGAAGAACATCATCAGATCTTAGACGTTCGCATTGCCGGTAGTTCATACCCCCCTTTTGTTCTTTCCTTCAAAAACTTAACTTACGATGTCAAAGTTAGCACCAAATCTGGGTTTCCCTTTCGTTGGAAGAAACCAAATGTTTCTTCAGGAAATACAACCAAGAGCTTGCTCAGAGGGATCTCAGGTGAAGCGAAAGAAGGCGAAACAATGGCGATTTTAGGTGCAAGCGGGTCGGGTAAATCGACCCTGATTGATGCGCTTGCAAACCGGATTTCAAAGCAAAGCCTCAAAGGCTCCATCACTTTGAATGGGGAGGTCTTGGATTCCGACGTGTTGAAGGTGATTTCAGCTTATGTTATGCAAGATGATCTTTTGTTTCCGATGTTGACAGTGGAAGAGACGCTCATGTTTTCGGCCGAGTTCCGGCTTCCTAGGTCGGTTTCCAAGTCGAAGAAGAAAGCTAGGGTTCAAGGTTTGATCGATCAACTAGGGTTGAGAAATGCAGGAAAGACTGTGATTGGCGATGAAGGTCATAGAGGTGTTTCGGGAGGTGAACGAAGGCGAGTTTCCATCGGTATCGATATAATTCATGATCCAATACTATTGTTTCTCGACGAACCGACTTCTGGTCTCGACTCAGCTAGTGCGCTTATGGTTGTTAAGGTCCTTCAACGAATTGCAGAGGGTGGAAGCATTGTAATAATGTCAATCCATCAACCAAGTTCGAGCATTTTAGGACTCATTGATCGCTTGATAATCTTGTCACAAGGAAGAACATTATATAGCGGTTCTCCATCGAATCTCCCACAGTTCTTCAGTGATTTCGGGCACCCAATTCCAAACAACGAAAACCCATCCGAGTTCGCTCTTGATTTGATCCGTGAACTCGAAGGAACTTCATCAGGAACCCAGATTTTATTCGAATTCAACAAGACATGGAAAGCTTCATCAATGGATGATAATGGCGGCGATGATACTATTTCCAACAGACGATGTACTCTTCCACTGAAAGACGCCATAGCAAAAAGCATTTCTCGTGGAAAGCTCGTCTCTGGGGGCAATGGTGCCAATCATTCATCATCAGTTCCATCTTTTGCCAATCCATTTTACATCGAACTGATGGTACTGTCAAAACGATTGTTAACAAACTCGAGACGGATGCCGGCGAAGTTCGCAGTCAGATTAGGGACGATAACTGTCACCGGAATCGTCCTCGCCACCATGTTTTGGCAGCTAGATGACTCCCCCGCCGGTGTCCAAGAGCGATTAGGTTGTATATCCATTTCCATCGCCACAATCTTCTTCAACTGTATTACCGAAGTTCCCACTTTCATTCAAGAACGATACATTTTTATGCGAGAAACCGCATACAATGCTTATCGACGTTCTTCGTATGTTCTCGCTCGTTCTTTAACCCACATTCCTTTACTATTCAACCTTTCCGTCACCTTGTCGTTGATAACCTTTTGGACCGTCGGCCTCGCCGGCGGCGTCCCCGGTTTTTTATTCTTCTTCGTGACAATTCTCGCCTCGTTTTGGGCCGGAAGTTCTTTCGCGGCGTTTATTTCAGGACTAATCCCCGACGTCTTCCTTGCCTTCGTTAGCGGCATCGCTATTGTCTCCTACTTCCTCTTCCTTTGTGGCTTCCTTGTGGCTCGAGATCGGTTACCTAAATACTGGCTATGGTTTCATTATATCTCATTGGTTAAATACCCATATGAAGCTATCTTGCAGAATGAGTTCCTTGATCCAACGAAATGCTTTGTTTTGGGCGTTCAACTGTTCGATCAGTCGGCACTTGCAACACTGCCGGCGCCGGTGAAGAGTGAGCTATTGGAGAGCTTGGGGCGTGTCGTGGGGAGGAATATAACGAGGTCAACGTGTTTAACAACGGGGAAAGATATTCTAAAGCAACAAGGGATCGTGGAGTTAAGTAAATGGAAGTGTGTGTGGGTTACAGTTGCATGGGGCTTTTTCTTTAGGATTTTATTCTATTTAACGTTGTTGTTTGGGAGTAAGAACAAGAGGAAGTAA